A single window of Pyrus communis chromosome 10, drPyrComm1.1, whole genome shotgun sequence DNA harbors:
- the LOC137748471 gene encoding uncharacterized protein isoform X2, which translates to MARLATNLLGNASSKVCLWSKFKGIDGPVDMKRICGTIVATKKGRAGREGKLGNYSQMMNLQFTWEKQWILKRGFNVQKNYKTSSIWNMASHDWKGCCK; encoded by the exons ATGGCTAGATTGGCAACAAATTTATTGGGAAATGCATCTTCAAAGGTATGCCTCTGGAGCAAATTTAAAG GCATAGATGGACCGGTCGATATGAAGCGCATCTGTGGGACAATAGTTGCAACAAAGAAGGGTAGAGCAGGAAGGGAAGGCAAG CTGGGGAATTACAGTCAAATGATGAATCTTCAGTTTACATGG GAAAAGCAGTGGATTCTCAAGAGGGGCTTCAATGTACAGAAGAATTACAAG ACGTCATCAATATGGAATATGGCTAGCCATGATTGGAAAGGTTGTTGTAAATAA
- the LOC137748471 gene encoding uncharacterized protein isoform X1 translates to MYRRITRRHQYGIWLAMIGKVVVNKDLLGHSRQMGKNLMTSYKIARKRRCLFASSEQSDVEDISKENAQDFDQVPNKLLKKSHFQLLQKQIPVLPKKIRRGHKGKTGNNNYFIWE, encoded by the exons ATGTACAGAAGAATTACAAG ACGTCATCAATATGGAATATGGCTAGCCATGATTGGAAAGGTTGTTGTAAATAAGGATCTCTTGGGACATTCA AGACAAATGGGCAAAAACTTGATGACATCCTATAAAATTGCCAGAAAAAG AAGATGTCTTTTTGCCAGTTCTGAACAAAG TGATGTAGAAGATATCTCAAAAGAAAATGCGCAGGACTTTGACCAAGTTCCTAACAAGCTATTGAAAAAAAGTCATTTCCAACTGCTGCAAAAACAGATTCCGGTTCTTCCAAAAAAGATTAG AAGAGGTCACAAAGGCAAAACAGGGAACAACAACTACTTCATATGGGAATAA